One window from the genome of Amycolatopsis sp. NBC_01480 encodes:
- a CDS encoding acetyl-CoA C-acetyltransferase: MPEAVIVSTARSPIGRAGKGSLVSMRPDDLAVQMIRAALDKVPQLDPADIDDLLLGCGLPGGESGFNMGRAVAVELGYDHLPGCTITRYCSSSLQTTRMAMHAIKAGEGDVFISAGVEAVSRFAKGSSDSWPDTHNPLFADAENRTKATAESGSDSWTDPRTEGNVPDVYIAMGQTAENLARLKGVTREDMDEFGVRSQNLAEKAIADGFWAKDITPVTLPDGTVVSKDDGPRAGVTLEGVSGLKPVFRADGRVTAGNCCPLNDGAAAVVVMSDTKAKQLGLTPLARVVSTGVTGLSPEIMGYGPVEASKQALKRAGLSISDIDLVEINEAFAAQVIPSYRDLGIDLDRLNVNGGAIAVGHPFGMTGARITSTLINSLQHHDKQFGLETMCVGGGQGMAMVLERLS; encoded by the coding sequence ATGCCCGAAGCCGTCATCGTCTCCACCGCCCGCTCCCCGATCGGCCGCGCCGGCAAGGGTTCGCTGGTCAGCATGCGACCCGACGACCTGGCCGTGCAGATGATCAGGGCGGCCCTGGACAAGGTCCCGCAGCTCGACCCGGCCGACATCGACGACCTGCTGCTCGGCTGCGGCCTGCCCGGCGGCGAGTCCGGGTTCAACATGGGCCGCGCGGTCGCCGTCGAACTCGGGTACGACCACCTGCCCGGCTGCACGATCACGCGGTACTGCTCCTCCAGCCTCCAGACCACCCGGATGGCGATGCACGCGATCAAGGCCGGCGAGGGCGACGTCTTCATCTCGGCCGGCGTCGAGGCCGTCTCGCGGTTCGCGAAGGGCAGCTCCGACTCCTGGCCGGACACGCACAACCCGCTGTTCGCCGACGCCGAGAACCGCACCAAGGCCACCGCCGAGTCGGGCTCGGACAGCTGGACCGACCCGCGCACCGAGGGCAACGTGCCCGACGTCTACATCGCGATGGGCCAGACCGCGGAGAACCTGGCGCGGCTCAAGGGCGTCACGCGCGAGGACATGGACGAGTTCGGCGTGCGGTCGCAGAACCTCGCCGAGAAGGCCATCGCCGACGGCTTCTGGGCCAAGGACATCACGCCCGTCACGCTGCCGGACGGCACCGTGGTGTCGAAGGACGACGGCCCGCGCGCGGGCGTCACGCTCGAGGGCGTCTCGGGCCTGAAGCCGGTGTTCCGCGCCGACGGCCGTGTGACGGCCGGCAACTGCTGCCCGCTGAACGACGGCGCGGCGGCCGTGGTCGTCATGTCCGACACCAAGGCCAAGCAGCTGGGCCTGACGCCGCTGGCGCGCGTCGTGTCGACCGGCGTCACCGGGCTTTCGCCGGAGATCATGGGCTACGGCCCGGTCGAGGCGTCGAAGCAGGCGCTCAAGCGCGCCGGTCTGTCCATTTCGGACATCGACCTGGTGGAGATCAACGAGGCGTTCGCCGCGCAGGTCATCCCGTCCTACCGCGATCTGGGCATCGACCTGGACCGGCTGAACGTCAACGGCGGCGCGATCGCGGTCGGCCACCCGTTCGGCATGACCGGCGCCCGCATCACCTCGACGCTGATCAACTCCCTGCAGCACCACGACAAGCAGTTCGGCCTCGAGACCATGTGCGTCGGCGGCGGCCAGGGCATGGCGATGGTGCTGGAGCGCCTTTCCTGA
- a CDS encoding DHA2 family efflux MFS transporter permease subunit, protein MPAQESPAATGLEDKLDRGVLKVASVVVLGAIMAILDTTVVNVALQKLTLEFTTSFDTIQWVATGYMLALATVIPVTGWASDRFGTKRLYLLAIGTFLVGSMLAGLAWNVESLIIFRVLQGLGGGMLMPAGMTILTRAAGPQRIGRVMSVLGVPMLLGPICGPILGGWLVDAVSWRWIFYINVPIGVLAFLLALRLLPKDDPEPSGRFDFVGMLMVSPGLAALIFGVSRIPSTGTVGAVEVWLPALAGLVLLVAFVLRALRVDHPLIDLKLFRNRPFSVAMITMSVFCVGFFGAMLLLPTYFTLVRGESALHAGLLLAPQGLGAMLAMPITGRLADKIAARRIVLPGLGLIVLGMVVFTQVGSTTSYGLLLSSLFVMGIGMGCTMMPITSAALQTLRPKDMAKASTATNIVQQTAGAIGSAIMSIILAALLAAKFGVSTSQGQLAATAATLNPQTHTAAASLTADSFATTFLWATILLALCLIPAFFLPKKRFIPETAADSAEPVAPPVPMH, encoded by the coding sequence ATGCCTGCTCAAGAGAGCCCGGCCGCCACCGGGCTCGAGGACAAACTCGACCGGGGCGTGCTGAAGGTCGCCTCGGTGGTGGTGCTCGGCGCGATCATGGCGATCCTGGACACCACGGTCGTCAACGTCGCGCTGCAGAAGCTGACCCTCGAGTTCACCACCTCGTTCGACACGATCCAATGGGTCGCCACCGGCTACATGCTGGCGCTGGCCACGGTCATCCCGGTCACCGGCTGGGCCTCGGACCGGTTCGGCACGAAACGGCTGTACCTGCTGGCGATCGGCACGTTCCTGGTCGGCTCGATGCTGGCCGGGCTGGCCTGGAACGTCGAGTCGCTGATCATCTTCCGCGTCCTGCAAGGACTCGGCGGCGGCATGCTGATGCCGGCGGGCATGACGATCCTGACCCGCGCGGCCGGCCCGCAGCGGATCGGCCGGGTGATGTCGGTGCTGGGCGTGCCGATGCTGCTGGGCCCGATCTGCGGCCCGATCCTCGGCGGCTGGCTGGTCGACGCGGTCAGCTGGCGCTGGATCTTCTACATCAACGTGCCGATCGGCGTGCTCGCCTTCCTGCTCGCGCTGCGCCTGCTGCCGAAGGACGACCCGGAGCCCTCGGGCCGGTTCGACTTCGTGGGCATGCTGATGGTGTCGCCGGGCTTGGCGGCGCTGATCTTCGGCGTCTCGCGGATCCCGTCCACCGGCACCGTCGGCGCGGTCGAGGTGTGGCTGCCCGCGCTGGCCGGGCTGGTGCTGCTCGTCGCGTTCGTGCTGCGGGCATTGCGGGTGGACCACCCGCTGATCGACCTGAAGCTGTTCCGCAACCGGCCGTTCTCGGTCGCGATGATCACCATGTCGGTGTTCTGCGTCGGCTTCTTCGGCGCGATGCTGCTCCTGCCGACGTACTTCACCTTGGTACGCGGCGAATCCGCACTGCACGCCGGGCTGCTGCTGGCGCCGCAGGGCCTCGGCGCGATGCTCGCGATGCCGATCACCGGCCGGCTGGCCGACAAGATCGCCGCGCGCCGCATCGTGCTGCCCGGCCTGGGGCTGATCGTGCTCGGCATGGTGGTCTTCACCCAGGTCGGCTCGACCACGTCGTACGGGCTGCTGCTGTCCTCGCTGTTCGTGATGGGCATCGGCATGGGCTGCACGATGATGCCGATCACCTCGGCCGCGCTGCAGACGTTGCGCCCCAAGGACATGGCCAAGGCGTCCACGGCGACGAACATCGTGCAGCAGACCGCCGGCGCCATCGGCTCCGCGATCATGTCGATCATCCTGGCCGCGCTGCTGGCGGCGAAGTTCGGCGTCTCGACGAGCCAGGGCCAGCTCGCGGCCACGGCCGCCACGCTGAACCCGCAGACCCACACCGCGGCGGCCTCGCTGACCGCCGACTCGTTCGCGACCACGTTCCTTTGGGCGACGATCCTGCTGGCGCTGTGCCTGATCCCCGCGTTCTTCCTGCCGAAGAAGCGCTTCATCCCGGAAACCGCGGCGGACTCGGCCGAGCCGGTCGCGCCGCCGGTGCCGATGCACTGA